A region of the Nitrospirota bacterium genome:
TGTACTCGTTTAGCCAGAGCATGGGCGTGACAATGATGGGTGGATTGCTCACCTGGCTCTTTGTAGTACAGGCCCTCTTGATCGGTGTCCTGTTCCTCGGAATAAACTTTTATATCTGGCAAAGTATGGCGCGCCTTCGCGGCGGGGAACGCTATCATCCCTATTATCAAATGCTGCTCACCGTGTTCATGGTGGCATTGGTTATTTGGCTGACCCCGCATACGGTGTTCATGTCGGCCAGTGAAGTCAAGGCGATGGGTGGTGCGCAACATCCCGTGGTCGGCAACTACGGAGTGATGTCGGCAAAGAACGGCGCGATCAACATTATGATTCTCGTGACCACCATGAGTTTTCTCTATTACCGTCGTGCCAATAGAACAATCGTTGTGTCTTGGGCCAAGAAAGGGAACATCCTCATGGGCGCGCTCTTCCTCCTGGGGGCGCTCAATATTATTTGGCTTTCTGTCTATGGGTACTATTTGCCGGCGAATCTCCGCATCGGCTTGTCGACGCCACAGGCTGCGACGACGTTGACGGTCCTCGTGATCGGGGCGGTCATCAATCGCATGATGCTCAAAGGGGCGGTGGTCCACGGGCCGATCCAATGGGGTAAGATCTCCCTCAGAGGCATGGTGGGCTTGTTCGGATTGGCTGCCGCATTTTCCTGGGTCATGGGCCTTATGGGCTATATCCGTTCCTCGGGACGGTTGGCATGGCATGTGAGTGAACTGATGGCCGATGTCTCTCCCTGGTCCTTTACACCGGATTTCGCGTTTGCTGCGAAGATGGTGACACTCAACATGACGGTGTTTTGGGGCGCGGTGCTGACTATCTTCTGGATGTGCCGGCGTGGGGAGTCGCCTGCGATGGGAGAGGAGTCGGCTGAAGAGAATGCAAGGGCACTGGCGCCGCCGTCGTCGCAAGAGGCGTAAAATCGAAAGGGGTGGGGCATGAGTGGAGGGGTAATGATTCGGCGATGTCTTGCAGTCTGGCTCGTGGTCTGTGGAGGTTTCTTGATAGATGCGGCGGTCTCGGCTCAAGGCCAGTCCTTAGTCTTAGAGGATTTTCAAGCCACAGAAGCGGACGGATTTCCCTCGAATTGGGAACATGAAAATCAACGAAGCCAGTCCAAAGGGCGAGATGCCTATAAGGTCCAGACAGAGAACGGTGTAAATTTTCTGGCGGCGAGGGATGCGGGACAGAGGATCAAAAAGAAGAAGATCGATTGGGACCCGAAGGCCTATCCGGTTCTCACCTGGCGTTGGCGCCTGCAAAAAGCCACAGCGGAAAATGAACCGGTTGCGGCGATCTATGCCTCGCTGGACACCGACCTGATGTTCATTCCTGTTTTCACGAAGTATGTCTGGAGCGCCACCAAGCCCGAAGGGACCTTTACTGAAGGCGGCATGTTCAGCGGCTCGGAGATCGTGGTGCAAAGCGGCACGAAGGAAGTCGGTCAGTGGTTTGAAGAGCGAGTGAACGTCTACGAGGACTTCAAACGAATACACAAGCATGAGCCGGCTGCCAAGGCCTGGGGTATTTCGATCATCGCCGGGTCTGGCGTAGAAATCGATTTTGGTTCGATGGTCGCAAGCGCTGGACGCTAGCAGGCCGTCCTCCTGGTTGCTTTGGTTTGTTTAGTTTGTCTTGTTTGTTTGGTTTTTGGTTGAATAAAACTAACCAGATAAACCAAATCAACCAAACAAACCAAATGAACCAGACAAACCAGTGGTTCAAGCAACTTGCCGGAGAAAAAGGCTGTTGCAATCATGGCTGAGTCCGACGCGAATCAGGCCACGCCCTTGAAGCAGGTGATTGACATCCTGCTCGGCGTGGTCGTCATGGGAACGGTCGGGATGCTCATCGGTCTCATCATGGGCGGCGACATCATGCCGTTTACGAGCGGAGCAGGGCTCGTGCTCGGCGGGTTCATCGGATTCATGCGGGGGCGGCGGTTTCTGGTGAGCATCCTAGTCGGAACGCTGCTGGGCGGAGCGCTTGCCTGGGCTATTGCTGGTCCTGAGAGAATATCCGTGGGCGCCGGGGCCGGTGCGGCCATGGGAGGATTTCTCGGTGTACAGATCTCGATGTTGTTAGATATGCGCGCGGCAAAGAAGAACCGCGGGGGAGCCTGAGACAAGATGGAAAAGAAGGGAGTACTCATCGGTTCGATCGTCTTCGTCTTTGGGTCCTTCCTCCTGATGATCTGCCTGATGGTCTATGAGTCCTACAAGGCGAAACAAATGAAGGCACTGGCCGCCTCAATCAAGTCCGAAGCTCGTCCTGCGCCGACCAGCACAACGGCACAGGATTATTCCATGTATAAAACGAAGATCGGCGATGAAGGCCGGGAGATGGTGCAAATACCGGAAGGCCCCTTCATCATGGGCAGCAAAGATGGCGATCCGGATGAAGCGCCGGAACGTCAGACGTATCTTAAGGCATTTTATCTCGATGCGAAGGAGGTTTCTCAAGAAGAATATGCCCGATTCGCCAAGATGACCAAAAGGCCACTGCCCAAGATCGAAGTCTTCGAAGACGATCAATCCAAACTGCTCCGGCCAGAATTTGCGGCCATGAGCATGACATGGGAGGATGCCGCAGCCTATTGCAAATGGGCCGGGAAGCGCCTTCCCACGGAGGCGGAGTGGGAAAAGGCCGGTCGTGGTGAGGGAAAGCGGAAGTACGCGTGGGGTGACACCTTCTTAACTGGCCGTGCCAATGCGAATGTCGATGGGAGTGAAGACGGATTTCGGTATCTGGCGCCTCCTGGATCTTTCGAGACCGGGCGAAGCCCCTATGGGCTGTATGACATGACCGGGAATGTGGCGGAGTGGGTCGCGGATACCTATGATGAGCACTACTACCAAAAGGCGCCGTATCGCGATCCGAAGGGGCCGGAACCAAGTGATCTGAAAGTCGTCCGTGGAGGGTCGTGGCGAGAGACCGAGCATAATGCCCGGCTTTCCAAGCGATTTGCCGCAAAGCATTGGCGAACGGACATCACGATCGGGTTTCGCTGTGCGAGCGATGTGGAGACCGGCGAGAGCCCTGCGCCGTCATAACAGCAATGCTCGAAACGAAATTCAAAGTTCTGTTTCTCATTGCTATTCTTGCCTTTGCCGCGATCCCCATTATGGGCATCCTCCGCGGCAGCATGTTGACTCCCTTTGAAAAATCTTCAGATGATTCCAGTGAAACGATCCAGGCAGGGGCGCCCGATTCCTCTAAGCTGTCTCAGGAAGAGCCGGTTCGTGAAGAAATGGTCATGATCCCCGCGGGCCCCTTTATCCGCGGGACCAGTCAAGGCGGGCTCGATGAGCACCCGCAGCGGACATTGGTGCTGGATGCATTTGCTATCGATCAGTATGAAGTGACCAACTTCCAATATCAACAGTTTGTGCATGCCACGGGCCATCGCAAATCTGGTCCTCCAGCCCGCTATGCCAAGAATATGAGCAAGATGCAGGGCGTCAATCAACCTGTCGTCTATGTGTCATGGGAGGATGCGGAGGCCTACTGCAGCTGGAAGGGGAAACGCCTGCCGACTGAAGCGGAATGGGAGAAGGCCATGCGGGGGCCGGATGGCCGTCTCTGGCCTTGGGGGAACGTCGAGAAGCCTAATGGAGCCAATTGGGCCAGGGTAGACGATGGGTATGAGGTTTCTGCCTCTGTCGGCACGATTCAAACTGATAAGAGCCCTTATGGTGTCATGGATGGGGCGGGAAACGTGATGGAATGGGTCAACGACTGGTATGCGGAACGTTACTTCGAAGAGGCTCCAGAAAAGAACCCTCCCAGCCCAGATCATGGTGTATTTCGGGTACTTCGAGGAGGAGGCTATGCGACCACCGGAGCTGATATCCGCATCACCAGCCGGAGCAAAATGGTCCCGGACTTTCGCGATGAAACGATCGGATTTCGTTGTGCCAGTTCTGCGGCAAAGCTGGAGAAGGGCTGAATGGAAAATGCGCGAAATTTATAGGAAATCAAAGTAATAGAGGATGAGGAACACGGCCAAAATGATATTGACAACCATACCGACCAAAACTATAATGTCGAACACTTTTGAGTTTCGTTTCATCGAGTTTCCCCTGATTTTCCCTGTGCGGCAGGGAATTTTGAATAACACACGGGTCTCTGGCTGTCAAGAAATTCACTGAGCTGATTTGAAAAACGATTGATAGGACCGTAAGAGAGGGAGATAGAAATGGGCGACGCATCAGCAACACCAGCGAGACCACCGGACAGCGACCTGAAAATCGCGATCGGCAAAATGATTTTCTACATCACCTGCGCAGTCGGCCTGTGGTTTTTC
Encoded here:
- a CDS encoding DUF3047 domain-containing protein, whose protein sequence is MSGGVMIRRCLAVWLVVCGGFLIDAAVSAQGQSLVLEDFQATEADGFPSNWEHENQRSQSKGRDAYKVQTENGVNFLAARDAGQRIKKKKIDWDPKAYPVLTWRWRLQKATAENEPVAAIYASLDTDLMFIPVFTKYVWSATKPEGTFTEGGMFSGSEIVVQSGTKEVGQWFEERVNVYEDFKRIHKHEPAAKAWGISIIAGSGVEIDFGSMVASAGR
- a CDS encoding SUMF1/EgtB/PvdO family nonheme iron enzyme, which gives rise to MEKKGVLIGSIVFVFGSFLLMICLMVYESYKAKQMKALAASIKSEARPAPTSTTAQDYSMYKTKIGDEGREMVQIPEGPFIMGSKDGDPDEAPERQTYLKAFYLDAKEVSQEEYARFAKMTKRPLPKIEVFEDDQSKLLRPEFAAMSMTWEDAAAYCKWAGKRLPTEAEWEKAGRGEGKRKYAWGDTFLTGRANANVDGSEDGFRYLAPPGSFETGRSPYGLYDMTGNVAEWVADTYDEHYYQKAPYRDPKGPEPSDLKVVRGGSWRETEHNARLSKRFAAKHWRTDITIGFRCASDVETGESPAPS
- a CDS encoding formylglycine-generating enzyme family protein gives rise to the protein MLETKFKVLFLIAILAFAAIPIMGILRGSMLTPFEKSSDDSSETIQAGAPDSSKLSQEEPVREEMVMIPAGPFIRGTSQGGLDEHPQRTLVLDAFAIDQYEVTNFQYQQFVHATGHRKSGPPARYAKNMSKMQGVNQPVVYVSWEDAEAYCSWKGKRLPTEAEWEKAMRGPDGRLWPWGNVEKPNGANWARVDDGYEVSASVGTIQTDKSPYGVMDGAGNVMEWVNDWYAERYFEEAPEKNPPSPDHGVFRVLRGGGYATTGADIRITSRSKMVPDFRDETIGFRCASSAAKLEKG